The proteins below come from a single Rhizobium sp. BT04 genomic window:
- a CDS encoding MoxR family ATPase produces MGMMKTEASLDEKAIVAAAEKALSDIAAIRGQVSKVIFGQESVVENTILAVLSGGHALLVGVPGLAKTRLVTTLGEVLGLAANRIQFTPDLMPSDILGSEVMDQDDSGRRSFRFVKGPVFAQLLMADEINRASPRTQSALLQSMQEYHITIAGQRYDLPAPFHVLATQNPLEQEGTYPLPEAQLDRFLLQVDVNYPELAAERQILLETTGLGETRPEAVIDAQRLIEIQTLVRQMPVSDTVVDAILALVRSARPGQGNASTDKNVAWGPGPRAGQAMMLCARARALYEGRLAPSLDDIFALAEPILQHRMALTFAARAEGMSVRDVIAGLVKQAKG; encoded by the coding sequence GTGGGTATGATGAAGACCGAAGCCAGCCTCGATGAAAAGGCGATTGTCGCCGCCGCCGAGAAGGCGCTCTCCGATATCGCCGCCATCCGCGGACAAGTCTCGAAGGTAATCTTCGGTCAGGAAAGCGTCGTCGAGAACACTATTCTTGCCGTGCTCTCCGGCGGCCATGCCCTGCTGGTCGGCGTCCCCGGCCTTGCCAAGACCAGACTGGTGACGACGCTCGGCGAAGTGCTCGGCCTTGCCGCCAACCGCATCCAGTTCACGCCGGATCTGATGCCCTCGGATATTCTCGGGTCCGAGGTGATGGACCAGGACGACAGTGGACGCCGGTCTTTCCGCTTCGTCAAGGGCCCCGTTTTCGCCCAACTGCTGATGGCCGACGAGATCAACCGCGCCTCGCCGCGTACCCAGTCGGCCCTTCTGCAATCCATGCAGGAATATCACATCACCATCGCCGGCCAGCGCTATGACCTGCCGGCGCCGTTCCATGTGCTCGCCACCCAGAACCCGCTCGAGCAGGAAGGCACCTATCCGCTCCCCGAAGCCCAGCTCGACCGTTTCCTGCTGCAGGTCGACGTCAACTATCCCGAACTCGCCGCCGAACGCCAGATCCTGCTGGAGACGACAGGCTTGGGCGAAACCCGGCCGGAGGCCGTCATCGACGCGCAGCGGCTGATCGAAATCCAGACCCTGGTGCGGCAGATGCCGGTGAGCGACACGGTCGTCGATGCCATCCTGGCGCTGGTGCGTTCCGCCCGTCCCGGACAGGGCAATGCCTCGACCGACAAGAACGTTGCCTGGGGTCCCGGCCCTCGCGCCGGCCAGGCGATGATGCTCTGCGCGCGCGCCAGGGCGCTCTACGAAGGCCGCCTTGCCCCCTCGCTCGACGATATATTCGCGCTCGCCGAACCCATTCTCCAGCACCGTATGGCCCTGACTTTCGCCGCCCGCGCCGAGGGCATGTCGGTGCGCGATGTCATCGCCGGACTGGTCAAGCAGGCAAAGGGATAA